The Hippoglossus hippoglossus isolate fHipHip1 chromosome 19, fHipHip1.pri, whole genome shotgun sequence genome has a segment encoding these proteins:
- the tmem101 gene encoding transmembrane protein 101, whose amino-acid sequence MAAPSRKQVLKFISQLGAFILTRFGFWNCFCMLMLFAERADSKRKPDINVPYLFVDMGAAVLCASFMSFGVKRRWFAMAAAVQLAVSTYAAYIGEQVHYGDWLKVRMYSRALANIGGFLVLASGAGEVYRQKARSRSLQSTGQVFLGVYLICMVYSLQHSKEDRQAYLNHIAGGEITLMALEVLFGVLALAFLSGCYIRLAAQILATILPLVILLIDGNLGYWHHTRKVEFWNQMKLIGHNVGIFAAALILATDG is encoded by the exons ATGGCGGCTCCCAGCAGGAAGCAGGTTTTAAAGTTCATCAGCCAGTTGGGAGCTTTTATTCTGACCCGGTTCGGCTTCTGGAACTGCTTCTGCATGTTGATGCTGTTCGCGGAGCGGGCGGATTCCAAACG GAAGCCAGACATCAACGTGCCGTACCTGTTTGTGGACATGGGGGCGGCGGTGCTCTGCGCCAGCTTCATGTCCTTCGGGGTGAAGAGGAGGTGGTTTGCGATGGCCGCCGCCGTCCAGCTGGCGGTCAGCACGTACGCAGCGTACATCGGAGAGCAGGTGCACTACGGCGACTGGCTCAAG gtgCGAATGTATTCCAGAGCGCTGGCAAACATTGGAGGCTTCCTGGTTCTGGCCAGCGGGGCGGGGGAGGTGTACAGACAGAAAGCTCGCAGCAGGTCCTTGCAGTCGACGGGACAGGTTTTCCTGGGAGTCTATCTCATCTGCATG GTGTACTCCCTGCAACACAGCAAGGAAGACAGACAGGCCTATCTGAACCACATCGCCGGGGGGGAGATCACCCTGATGGCACTGGAGGTGCTGTTTGGCGTTCTGGCTCTGGCCTTCCTCTCTGGCTGCTACATCCGTCTGGCGGCTCAGATCCTCGCCACCATCCTGCCTCTGGTGATCCTGCTCATCGACGGTAACCTGGGCTACTGGCACCACACCCGCAAGGTGGAGTTCTGGAACCAGATGAAGCTGATCGGACATAACGTGGGCATCTTTGCCGCTGCGCTGATCCTAGCTACTGACGGCTGA
- the si:ch1073-13h15.3 gene encoding inactive all-trans-retinol 13,14-reductase, protein MWLLIFLVWLVIWAGGTYWYLFGKPSPFSLESVRPPGPREFDQKKRDKVIKQGFSLDKVPEDLDVIVIGSGIGGLTAGATLAKAGKKVLVLEQHDQAGGCCHTYIDKGFEFDVGLHYIGQVHENSLLRIAFDQISEGQLEFKQLKPHFDTIQIGLGDDKREYTMLSGKTEMKAHLIKQFPDETEAIETFFNIMKISAKKTHYLATLKLIPQWVSLFLLKSGLADLFSPVFRLSGTGATDLVNTLTKNKDLHVMFSYLFYGVPPKDSSVLINALLIHHYKRGAYYPKGGASEIAFHIIRTIQRYGGNCLVRAPVTQILVNEKGAAYGVKVRKGQEELEVHAPVVVSNCGIFTTFEKLLPPEIRVKHDIQERLNMMKHARGSFLVFSGFDGTEEEVGLESTNFWLFKNNDMDKSMDDFFALSKEEAPDNIPMMFITMPSAKDPEAKIRNPGKCCMTILTMVKYEWFEEWKDTTVRKRGNEYYDYKMRFAKNLFNWACTLFPKIRDKLVFQDVATPLTNMHYLGAQRGAMYSAEHNLERFYAEAVARNRCNTPVKNLYMSGQDVFSCGIAGALHGGLLCSSAVLDHIVYVDLLLLKKKLKRRKARELAQLTEKKLH, encoded by the exons ATGTGGCTGCTGATTTTCTTAGTGTGGTTGGTGATATGGGCCGGCGGGACGTACTGGTACCTGTTTGGGAAACCGAGCCCTTTCTCCCTGGAGTCGGTGAGACCACCAGGACCTCGAGAGTTTGATCAGAAGAAGCGGGACAAAGTCATCAAGCAAG GTTTCAGCCTCGACAAGGTTCCTGAGGACCTGGACGTCATCGTCATCGGCAGTGGGATCGGTGGACTGACGGCCGGCGCCACGCTGGCCAAAGCAGGGAAGAAGGTCCTGGTGCTGGAGCAACACGACCAGGCCGGCGGCTGCTGCCACACCTACATAGACAAAGGCTTCGAGTTTGATGTCG ggcTTCACTACATCGGCCAGGTCCACGAGAACAGTCTGCTGCGTATCGCCTTTGACCAGATCTCTGAGGGTCAGCTGGAGTTCAAACAGCTGAAGCCCCACTTCGACACCATCCAGATCGGCCTGGGCGACGACAAACGCGAGTACACGATGTTGTCTGGTAAGACGGAGATGAAAGCTCATCTGATCAAGCAATTTCCAGATGAAACCGAGGCCATCGAGACCTTCTTCAATATCATGAAG ATCTCAGCGAAGAAGACCCACTACCTGGCGACGCTGAAGCTGATCCCTCAGTGGGTGTCTTTATTCCTGCTGAAGTCGGGCCTCGCAGACCTCTTCTCCCCGGTCTTCCGCCTCTCTGGCACAGGCGCGACCGATTTGGTGAACACGCTGACGAAAAACAAGGACCTGCACGTCATGTTCTCCTACCTCTTCTACG GCGTTCCTCCAAAGGACTCCAGTGTCCTGATCAATGCCCTCCTGATTCATCACTACAAACGAGGGGCCTACTACCCCAAAGGTGGTGCCAGTGAAATCGCCTTCCACATCATCCGCACCATCCAGAGATATGGAGGAAACTGCCTGGTCAGAGCTCCTGTCACCCAGATCCTGGTGAATGAGAAGGGGGCAGCTTATG GCGTGAAGGTGAGGAAAggtcaggaggagctggaggttcACGCGCCTGTGGTCGTCTCCAACTGTGGAATCTTCACCACCTTCGAGAAACTTCTTCCACCTGAGATTCGGGTCAAACACG ATATTCAGGAGCGACTGAACATGATGAAACACGCCCGGGGGTCGTTCTTGGTCTTCAGCGGCTTCGATgggactgaggaggaggtgggccTCGAGTCCACAAACTTCTGGCTGTTCAAGAACAATGATATGGACAAGTC gaTGGACGACTTCTTTGCACTGAGCAAAGAGGAAGCACCAGATAACATCCCCATGATGTTCATCACGATGCCGTCCGCTAAAGACCCAGAGGCCAAAATCAGAAACCCAG GAAAATGTTGCATgacaattctgaccatggtgaAGTACGAGTGGTTCGAGGAATGGAAGGACACGACCGTGCGAAAACGGGGCAACGAATACTACGACTACAAAATGCGGTTTGCGAAGAACCTTTTCAACTGGGCCTGCACGCTGTTCCCTAAAATCAGAGACAAG cTGGTTTTCCAGGATGTGGCGACCCCGCTGACCAACATGCACTACCTTGGTGCCCAACGTGGAGCCATGTACTCCGCAGAGCATAACCTCGAGCGTTTCTATGCCGAGGCCGTGGCGAGGAACAGGTGCAACACCCCCGTCAAAAACCTCTACATGTCAG GCCAAGACGTGTTCAGCTGTGGGATAGCAGGAGCTCTACATGGCGgactcctctgctcctctgccgTGTTAGACCACATCGTCTACGTCGACTTGCTGCTTCttaagaagaagctgaagaggaggaaagccAGAGAACTGGCCCAGCTCACTGAGAAGAAACTGCATTGA
- the gngt2b gene encoding guanine nucleotide-binding protein G(I)/G(S)/G(O) subunit gamma-T2b — translation MARDMSDKEILKMELDQLKKEVSTPRTPVNSNCAETVEFVEGLLPNDPLIKGVSDEKNPYKGDKGGCIIT, via the exons ATGGCTCGGGATATGTCAGATAAGGAAATCTTGAAAATGGAGCTGGATCAGCTGAAGAAGGAAGTGAGCACCCCTAGAACACCA GTGAATTCAAACTGTGCAGAGACGGTTGAGTTCGTCGAGGGACTGCTACCAAACGACCCGCTGATCAAGGGCGTTTCGGACGAGAAGAACCCCTACAAGGGAGACAAGGGAGGCTGCATAATAACATAG